From the genome of bacterium:
TTCGCCGCCCGGTTCGCCCGGGCCCTGATCGATTCCTTCCCGCCCGCCGCCGGGATGCGTCTGATGCGCCAGTGGGCGGGCCTGTACGACGTCACACCCGACCACCGGCCGATCCTGGGCGGCGTGCCCGGCCTCGACGGCTACCACCATCTGTGCGGTTTCAGCGGTCATGGCTTCATGCTGGCGCCCGTGGCGGCACGGCGCATGGCCCGCCACATCCTCACCGGCGAGGCGGACGAGATCATCGCCTCCCTGTCGCTGGATCGTTTCGCGCGCGGCGAGATCGAGGTGGACGCCTTCGTGGTGGGGTGAGGGGGGCCGGGCAGGGGATCGATGAAACCATCAGGCTCCCAGGCCATCTCCTTGACCTTCCCCACACCGGCGGCCAACCAGCGGCCGTCTTCCCGCGTTGCGCCGTCCGGTAAACGTCGGCCGGACATGTCGTGCGCCACGCCGTCACGGGCGAACGCCGCCGGCAGCACGGCGACGATGTGCGCCGAGGCGAAGACGCCCGCGGGCACGGACACGTCCGCCAAGGCCGCGACCTCGTAGGTCAGCGTATGGAAATCCCCGGGGTTGCTGTCGTCGCGACTGTTGTAGAAGCGCGGCGTGCCGGACCAGGTCTTGCTCGCTCCTCCTCGTCCAGTAGCCTTATCGGGCTCCATGTGCTACCGGAGCAGATCGATCAGAGCGGCCTCCAGATCGTGGTGCTTGAAGCTGAAACCGTTCGCGCGCAGGACCTTGGGCACCGCCCGGCAACTGCACAGCATCATGTCGGCCATCTCACCGAGCGCCAGGCGCAGCAGGAACGCCGGCATGCGGAAAGCCGAAGGTTTTCCCAGCACGCGCCCCAGGGCCTGTGCGAATTCCTGCTGGGTCGGCGGGTCGGGCACGACCATGTTCACCGGGCCCGAGATCCCTTCGTGGTCGAGCAGGTGTAGCGTGGCCCGGACCATGTCCGAGCGGTGGATCCAGGGGAAGAAAGCGCGCGGATCGCCGAGCGGACCGCCGAGCCCGAAACGATAGGGCATGGTCAGGCGGGCCAGGGCATCGCCGTCGCGGGCTAGGACCACCCCGGTGCGCAGCAGCACGACGCGCGTGTCGCCCGACGCGGCTTCGAGGGCGCACCCTTCCCATTCGTGGGCCAGGCGCCCCAGGAAATCGCCTCCCGCCTCGCGTTCCTCGTAGAGGGGCTCCCGGCCGCCCTCGGCGTAGTAGCCGACCGCGGAACCGCTCAGCAGGGTACGGACGCGCGGGTGCGCATGGACGGCATCGACAACTCTGCGGGTCGTCTCCAGACGGGACCTGCGGAACTGCTGCTTGCGCCGGCTCGTCCAGCGTCCTGCGGCCAGCGGCTCTCCGGCCAGGTTGATCACCGCATCGCAATCGGCCAGGGCGTCCTGCCAGGCTCCCTCTGCCGCGGGGTCGCCCTCCAGGATCTCGACGGGACGCGGCAGACGGGACAGCGCGCGGCGACGATCCCGCGTGATACAGACCGCCTCGTCTCCCCGCTCGATCAAGCCCCGGATCAGGGCCCGCCCGATCAGTCCGGTGCCACCGGTCAGAAACACCCTCATACGCATCTCCCGACGGTCTCGCCGGAGCATACCGGCACGTGCAGCATATGACCGGTCCGGGACGTTGTCCAGCGTCGGACCACCGGCGTTGACACCGCTCCCGTGGGTATTATCGTGTCCGGAAAGGCGGCTCGAACGCCGCCCCCGGTCAGCGTCCCCGCCCGTTCAAGGAGCGAGCCATGAACTACGAGTACTTCGATTGCGATATCGACGATGGCGTGGCGACCATATCTTCGCTGGGCCCGTCGGCCCCCCAGCTCCAGGATATCGGGGACGAACTGGTGGACGTCCTGCTGCGCCTGCAGGAAGACCGCGCGGTGCGTGTCATCCTGCTGAGCGATGCGGGCGGCGCGTTCGACGCCACCATGGGCCTGCAGTCGGCAGCGGAGGACCGCACCCGCGGCGAGGGCATGGAGAACATGGCGGCCGGTCTCGACACGGTGCGCCGCGTGGTCACGCTGATGCAGGAGCTGGGCAAGCCTGTCGTGGCCGCGGTCAGCGGGGACGTGCGCGACGCCGGGTTCGGCCTGGTGATGGCCGCCGACATCTGCATGGCCTGCGCCACCGCCACCTTCACCCTGCAGGACATGCGCCACGGGCTGCTGCCGGACTGGGGCATGACCTACACGCTGCCCCGCCTCATCGGTCCCAAACGGACCCTGGAGCTCTTCTGGTCCGGGCGCTCGGTCCCCGCCGAAGAGGCGGCGCGCATGGGCCTGATCGACAGGGTGGTGCAGAGCGACGTCTGGGACGAGGAGGTGGAGAGGTTCACCCGGCACCTGACCACGATCCCGCAGCCGGCCCTGCAGCTCAGCAAGATGGCCGTGCAGCAGTCGTCGCAATTCGACATGACCACCATGCTGTCCCTGGAATTCGAGTCCCAGCAGCAATGCTGGGATTCGCGCGAGACGGATACGGGCATGGCCGCGATGC
Proteins encoded in this window:
- a CDS encoding TIGR01777 family oxidoreductase; translation: MRVFLTGGTGLIGRALIRGLIERGDEAVCITRDRRRALSRLPRPVEILEGDPAAEGAWQDALADCDAVINLAGEPLAAGRWTSRRKQQFRRSRLETTRRVVDAVHAHPRVRTLLSGSAVGYYAEGGREPLYEEREAGGDFLGRLAHEWEGCALEAASGDTRVVLLRTGVVLARDGDALARLTMPYRFGLGGPLGDPRAFFPWIHRSDMVRATLHLLDHEGISGPVNMVVPDPPTQQEFAQALGRVLGKPSAFRMPAFLLRLALGEMADMMLCSCRAVPKVLRANGFSFKHHDLEAALIDLLR
- a CDS encoding enoyl-CoA hydratase/isomerase family protein yields the protein MNYEYFDCDIDDGVATISSLGPSAPQLQDIGDELVDVLLRLQEDRAVRVILLSDAGGAFDATMGLQSAAEDRTRGEGMENMAAGLDTVRRVVTLMQELGKPVVAAVSGDVRDAGFGLVMAADICMACATATFTLQDMRHGLLPDWGMTYTLPRLIGPKRTLELFWSGRSVPAEEAARMGLIDRVVQSDVWDEEVERFTRHLTTIPQPALQLSKMAVQQSSQFDMTTMLSLEFESQQQCWDSRETDTGMAAMLAGREPDFRFEEAGDD